A stretch of the Nicotiana tabacum cultivar K326 chromosome 6, ASM71507v2, whole genome shotgun sequence genome encodes the following:
- the LOC107822914 gene encoding uncharacterized protein LOC107822914, with product MPNRVTARAKSFSSQPSLAQKLIDDPVDPKNAQCSVTCVYQSHIGGYWRNVTVIWRKHLMNHSLTVSVDSVENNDHQTCKIDLKPWHFWAKKGYKTFEVDGNQLEAYWDLRSAKFSGSPEPYKDFYVALVSDEEVVMLLGDYKKKAYKRTKSRPALVDALLFYKKEHVFGKKSFSTRAKFDNNKKESDIVVESSTSGPRDPEMWISIDGIVLIHIKNLQWKFRGNQTVLVNKQHVQVFWDVHSWLFSSPGSSHGLFIFKPGELELDSDKDGSSVGGESDCSDHTKYYSTLSHSKAAPFCLFLCAWKIE from the coding sequence ATGCCTAATCGTGTTACGGCAAGGGCAAAATCATTTTCTTCCCAACCATCTTTAGCTCAAAAACTAATAGATGATCCTGTAGATCCTAAAAACGCCCAGTGTAGCGTTACATGCGTTTATCAGTCTCATATTGGAGGATATTGGCGTAACGTGACTGTTATATGGAGAAAGCATTTGATGAATCATAGTCTCACCGTATCCGTCGATAGCGTAGAAAACAATGATCACCAAACTTGCAAAATTGATCTTAAACCTTGGCATTTTTGGGCGAAAAAAGGTTACAAAACATTTGAGGTTGATGGAAATCAATTGGAGGCATACTGGGACCTAAGATCAGCAAAATTTTCAGGGAGTCCAGAACCATATAAAGATTTCTACGTTGCCTTAGTTTCAGATGAAGAAGTTGTCATGTTATTAGGTGATTACAAGAAAAAAGCCTACAAAAGAACAAAATCAAGACCAGCTTTAGTAGATGCCTTATTGTTTTATAAAAAAGAACATGTATTTGGCAAGAAAAGTTTCTCAACAAGGGCTAAATTTGAtaacaacaaaaaagaaagtGATATTGTGGTAGAAAGCTCAACTTCAGGGCCAAGAGATCCTGAAATGTGGATAAGTATAGATGGGATTGTTTTGATTCACATAAAGAATTTGCAATGGAAATTCAGGGGAAATCAGACAGTACTAGTGAACAAGCAGCATGTACAAGTATTTTGGGATGTGCATTCTTGGTTGTTTAGTTCACCTGGTTCTAGCCATGGATTGTTCATTTTCAAGCCAGGGGAACTTGAGTTGGATAGTGACAAAGATGGAAGTAGCGTTGGAGGCGAAAGCGATTGCAGCGACCATACCAAGTATTACTCGACGTTGAGCCACTCTAAAGCCGCACCCTTTTGCCTTTTCTTGTGTGCCTGGAAGATTGAGTGA